A genome region from Nocardia sp. NBC_01730 includes the following:
- a CDS encoding MCE family protein, protein MSERSERTTGAAERSERTTGAGAVRKLPRWVLVLAGVLAAALVAVGVWNGITRIGTTGITAYFPSTSGLYQGDDVRVLGVQVGRIDSIEPGSDRVKVKMTLDRGIDIPADARAVIISPSLVSARFIQLAPAYTGGPKMKDGSEIPIEHTAVPVEWDDIKAELTKLATTLGPVGDDAQGSFGRFINTAADNLDGNGQKFRDTLHELSATLNTLSDRRTDLFGTISNLQKFVDVLSASNEQIVQFGGRLASVSSVLAGVSSDLGAGLDNLDAAVVDVRRFIEGNGAELTEGVQRLADATQVLVDKRPELERVLHSGPTALVNFYQIYKPAQGTLTGAIAPTNFADPLSFLCGSVRALETNDSDRSADLCAQYLAPVLNTLAMNYVPIMANPASGVTAFPNQLVYSDPSLAGRVASETPPQPQPAPVSVPNGIAGLAIPGGGR, encoded by the coding sequence ATGAGTGAGCGCAGCGAGCGAACAACCGGTGCAGCCGAGCGCAGCGAGCGAACAACAGGCGCGGGCGCAGTACGGAAACTGCCCCGCTGGGTCCTTGTGCTGGCGGGCGTGCTGGCCGCCGCCCTTGTGGCGGTTGGCGTGTGGAACGGCATCACCCGGATCGGAACCACCGGCATCACGGCTTATTTCCCGTCCACCTCCGGCCTGTACCAGGGCGACGACGTACGCGTGCTGGGCGTGCAGGTCGGGAGGATCGACTCGATCGAGCCGGGCAGCGACCGGGTGAAGGTGAAGATGACGCTCGACCGCGGCATCGACATCCCCGCCGACGCGCGGGCTGTGATCATCTCGCCTTCGCTGGTCTCGGCGCGGTTCATCCAGCTCGCGCCGGCCTACACCGGTGGACCGAAGATGAAGGACGGCAGCGAGATTCCGATCGAGCACACCGCTGTGCCCGTCGAATGGGACGACATCAAGGCGGAACTGACCAAGTTGGCGACCACGCTCGGTCCGGTCGGCGACGACGCGCAGGGCTCGTTCGGCCGCTTCATCAACACTGCCGCCGACAATCTCGACGGCAACGGCCAGAAGTTCCGCGACACACTTCATGAGTTGTCGGCGACGTTGAACACGTTGTCGGACCGGCGGACCGACCTGTTCGGCACCATCAGCAACTTGCAGAAGTTCGTCGACGTGCTCTCGGCGAGCAACGAGCAGATCGTGCAGTTCGGCGGCAGACTCGCGTCGGTGTCCTCGGTGCTGGCCGGTGTCTCGTCGGATCTTGGCGCCGGACTGGACAATCTGGACGCGGCGGTGGTCGATGTGCGCCGGTTCATCGAGGGCAACGGCGCCGAGCTCACCGAGGGTGTGCAACGGCTGGCCGATGCCACCCAGGTGCTGGTCGACAAGCGACCGGAGCTGGAAAGGGTATTACATTCCGGGCCGACCGCGCTGGTGAACTTCTACCAGATTTACAAGCCCGCTCAGGGCACCCTGACCGGCGCCATCGCACCGACCAACTTCGCGGACCCGCTCAGCTTCCTCTGCGGGTCGGTGCGCGCGTTGGAGACCAACGACTCCGACCGCAGCGCCGATCTCTGCGCGCAGTACCTTGCGCCGGTACTCAACACCCTGGCCATGAACTACGTGCCGATCATGGCGAACCCGGCCAGCGGCGTCACCGCGTTCCCGAACCAGCTGGTGTATTCCGATCCAAGCCTGGCAGGGCGGGTCGCGAGCGAGACGCCGCCGCAGCCACAACCCGCGCCAGTGAGCGTGCCGAACGGCATTGCCGGACTGGCCATTCCGGGAGGAGGGCGATGA
- a CDS encoding alpha/beta fold hydrolase, whose amino-acid sequence MPLATVNGISLNYQVKGDRARGADVKGSAPLVVMIMGTGSPGRVWELHQVPALVAAGYRVCTFDNRGIAPSFEAASGMTIDELVADTAALIEFLAEGPALVVGTSMGARVAQELALARPDLVRKAVFMAGHGRLDQFQKTLSLGEHELDASGVQLPPKYEAAVNAVMNLSPATMAEANAARDWLDLFEFTGGPVPPGIRAQRRMDHDFDRVQAYRAIRVPCLSVGFADDRMIPPYLSREIADVIPGARYQEVPDAGHFGYLERPEAVNKILLDFFAS is encoded by the coding sequence ATGCCGCTGGCCACGGTGAACGGAATTTCCCTCAATTACCAGGTCAAGGGTGATCGCGCCAGGGGCGCCGACGTCAAGGGCTCCGCGCCGCTCGTGGTCATGATCATGGGCACCGGAAGCCCGGGGCGGGTGTGGGAACTGCACCAGGTTCCGGCGCTGGTCGCGGCGGGCTACCGGGTGTGCACGTTCGACAACCGCGGGATCGCGCCGTCTTTCGAGGCCGCCTCCGGCATGACCATCGACGAACTGGTCGCCGACACCGCCGCCCTCATCGAATTCCTCGCCGAGGGGCCCGCACTGGTGGTCGGCACCTCGATGGGCGCGCGGGTAGCCCAGGAGCTGGCCTTGGCTCGTCCGGATCTGGTGCGCAAGGCGGTATTCATGGCGGGTCACGGGCGACTCGACCAGTTTCAGAAGACGCTGTCGCTCGGCGAACACGAGCTGGACGCCAGCGGGGTGCAGCTGCCGCCGAAGTACGAGGCAGCGGTCAACGCTGTGATGAACCTGTCGCCCGCGACCATGGCAGAGGCGAACGCCGCTCGCGACTGGCTCGACCTGTTCGAGTTCACCGGCGGACCGGTGCCGCCGGGCATCCGCGCCCAGCGCCGCATGGACCACGATTTCGACCGGGTGCAGGCATACCGGGCGATCCGGGTGCCCTGCCTGTCGGTCGGGTTTGCTGACGACCGGATGATCCCGCCGTACCTGTCCAGGGAGATCGCCGACGTCATCCCGGGCGCGCGGTACCAGGAAGTGCCGGATGCTGGACATTTCGGATATCTGGAACGGCCGGAAGCGGTCAACAAGATCCTGCTCGACTTCTTTGCGAGCTGA
- a CDS encoding MCE family protein: protein MNEQRSTAVTIGIVGLVLAVAVALSALQFDRLPFIRSGATFTAYFADAGGLVPGDPVQVAGVRSGRVDKVGLDGAKVLVRFTLDESIVLGQKTSAAIKTNTVLGRKSLEVTPSGSGALRTDDTIPLDRTTSPYSLNEALGDLAGTVHGLDMEKVDQTLDALSATFADTPAPLRSALDGVTALSRSINARDEALSDLLKRAQSVTKILADRGNQINALLLDGNELLGELDRRRTALGQLIVYVNGLAEQLSGLVADNEAQLKPALDKLNSVLALLQKNKQNLADALVGLGPFAAALGEQVGSGPYFQAYVVNASSKLLQPMVDALLWPQHLPDDLRSYLEPFPSIEPATQEPPR from the coding sequence ATGAACGAGCAGCGATCAACCGCCGTCACCATCGGCATCGTCGGCCTCGTGCTCGCGGTGGCGGTGGCACTGTCGGCACTGCAATTCGACCGGCTGCCGTTCATCCGGTCCGGTGCGACGTTCACCGCGTACTTCGCCGACGCAGGCGGCCTGGTGCCCGGCGACCCGGTCCAGGTCGCCGGTGTGCGCTCCGGCCGGGTGGACAAGGTCGGCCTGGACGGCGCGAAGGTGCTGGTCCGGTTCACCCTGGACGAGTCGATCGTGCTGGGGCAGAAGACGTCGGCGGCGATCAAGACCAACACCGTGCTCGGGCGCAAGTCGCTGGAGGTGACCCCGTCCGGCTCCGGGGCGCTGCGCACCGACGACACGATTCCGTTGGACCGCACCACCTCGCCGTATTCGCTCAACGAGGCCCTGGGCGATCTGGCGGGCACGGTGCACGGCCTGGATATGGAGAAGGTCGACCAGACCCTCGACGCGCTCTCGGCGACCTTCGCCGACACCCCCGCTCCGCTCCGGTCGGCGTTGGACGGCGTCACCGCGCTCTCGCGCAGCATCAACGCGCGCGACGAGGCGCTGTCGGACCTGCTGAAGCGGGCGCAGAGCGTCACGAAGATCCTCGCCGACCGCGGCAACCAGATCAACGCGCTGCTGCTGGACGGCAATGAGCTGCTCGGTGAGCTGGATCGGCGCCGCACCGCGCTCGGCCAGTTGATCGTCTACGTGAACGGCCTGGCCGAGCAGCTGTCCGGTCTGGTCGCCGACAACGAGGCGCAGCTGAAACCGGCGCTCGACAAGCTGAATTCGGTGCTTGCCCTGTTGCAGAAGAACAAGCAGAACCTCGCCGACGCGCTGGTGGGGCTCGGTCCGTTCGCGGCCGCCCTCGGCGAGCAGGTCGGCAGCGGCCCCTACTTCCAGGCGTACGTGGTCAACGCGAGCAGCAAGTTGCTGCAGCCGATGGTGGACGCCCTGCTGTGGCCGCAGCACCTGCCCGACGACCTGCGCAGCTACCTCGAGCCGTTCCCGTCGATCGAACCCGCGACCCAGGAGCCGCCGCGATGA
- a CDS encoding h domain protein, with protein sequence MNGIRGKILLAIVGVVVAAAAVIGGVNGYRYWDDRQAEQSRKDAVATAGRTVEAMFTYSPQTVDTELRKSADNLGGSFRDDYLTLIDKQIAPGAKEKQLTVTATTQASGVISADRTHAEVLLFLNQVTTSKDTPQGTTTGSRVRVTLAKTDSRWLVEAVTPV encoded by the coding sequence ATGAACGGAATTCGAGGCAAGATTCTGCTCGCGATCGTCGGCGTGGTGGTCGCCGCGGCAGCGGTCATCGGCGGCGTGAACGGCTACCGCTACTGGGACGACCGGCAGGCCGAGCAGTCGCGCAAGGACGCGGTCGCGACCGCGGGCCGCACCGTCGAGGCGATGTTCACCTACAGCCCGCAGACCGTCGACACCGAGCTGCGGAAGTCGGCCGACAACCTCGGTGGCAGCTTCCGCGACGACTACTTGACGCTGATCGACAAGCAGATCGCGCCGGGCGCCAAGGAGAAGCAGCTCACCGTCACCGCGACCACCCAGGCGAGCGGCGTCATCTCGGCCGATCGCACCCACGCGGAAGTTCTGCTGTTCCTCAACCAGGTCACGACGAGCAAGGACACCCCGCAGGGCACAACCACCGGCAGCCGCGTGCGCGTCACGTTGGCGAAAACGGACTCCCGCTGGTTGGTCGAGGCGGTCACGCCGGTCTGA
- a CDS encoding MlaD family protein, with the protein MTLTRFVRTQLIIFSILTVIGLVVMGGTYVKLPAMFGIGRYEVTVQLAATGGLYPTANVAYRGTNVGQVKEVRLTPAGVAAKLSIASDHKIPSDVDAWVRSVSAVGEQYVDLVPAEHRTGGNLHDGSVIPVERTKLPQDVGALLDQSDRLLSSVADTRLRQVIDEAFLAFNGAGPDLQRFIDSAALLVQEAQNNAEPTKQLLDQIGPLLDTQTRSDAAIRSWTADLATVTDQLRGHDPALRGVLRNGPAAMQQVSSLFSDLRPTLPLVLANLVSVGQVAVTYHAGLEQILVVYPPLVAALLTAVRGPLEYGALVDFMTVVNDPPACTTGFLPPDQRRSPSELDTVDTPPGLYCKVPQDAPEAVRGIRNTPCAEVPGVRAPTPDLCRTGYVPLGNNPPFGPPQPVAPAAAPPAREPAGVAPASYGGGTPAAARAYDPDTGVYIGTDGRTYRQGDIGPNGSGTVPSSWQAMLEEQQR; encoded by the coding sequence GTGACGCTCACTAGATTCGTCCGCACTCAGCTGATCATCTTCTCGATACTGACGGTGATCGGCCTGGTGGTGATGGGCGGGACGTATGTGAAGCTGCCTGCGATGTTCGGCATCGGACGCTACGAGGTGACGGTCCAACTTGCCGCGACCGGCGGTCTCTACCCGACGGCCAACGTCGCCTACCGCGGCACGAATGTCGGTCAGGTGAAGGAGGTTCGGCTCACGCCCGCCGGGGTCGCCGCGAAGCTGTCGATCGCGAGCGACCACAAGATCCCCTCCGACGTCGACGCGTGGGTGCGCAGCGTATCGGCGGTCGGCGAGCAGTACGTCGACCTGGTGCCCGCCGAGCACCGCACGGGCGGCAACCTGCACGACGGCAGCGTGATCCCGGTGGAACGCACCAAGCTGCCGCAGGATGTCGGGGCGCTGCTCGACCAGTCGGACCGGCTGCTGTCCAGCGTCGCCGACACCCGCCTGCGACAGGTCATCGACGAGGCGTTCCTCGCATTCAACGGTGCGGGCCCCGACCTGCAGCGGTTCATTGATTCCGCGGCGTTGCTGGTGCAGGAGGCGCAGAACAACGCGGAGCCGACCAAACAGCTGCTCGACCAGATCGGGCCGCTACTTGACACCCAGACCCGCTCGGACGCCGCGATCCGTTCCTGGACCGCCGATCTGGCGACCGTCACCGACCAGCTACGCGGCCACGACCCCGCGCTGCGCGGGGTGCTGCGCAACGGCCCCGCCGCGATGCAGCAGGTGAGTTCGCTGTTCAGCGACCTGAGGCCGACCCTGCCGCTGGTGCTGGCCAACCTGGTCAGCGTCGGCCAGGTTGCCGTGACCTACCACGCCGGACTGGAACAGATCCTGGTGGTCTACCCGCCGCTGGTCGCGGCGCTGCTCACCGCAGTCCGAGGACCGCTCGAGTACGGCGCCCTGGTCGACTTCATGACCGTCGTCAACGACCCGCCCGCCTGCACCACCGGTTTCCTCCCGCCGGACCAGCGCCGCTCGCCCAGCGAATTGGACACCGTGGACACGCCACCCGGCCTGTACTGCAAGGTCCCGCAGGACGCGCCCGAGGCCGTGCGCGGTATCCGCAACACGCCGTGTGCCGAGGTCCCCGGTGTGCGCGCCCCGACGCCGGATCTGTGCCGGACCGGGTACGTTCCGTTGGGCAACAACCCGCCGTTCGGCCCACCGCAGCCGGTCGCGCCTGCGGCCGCGCCCCCCGCGCGGGAACCCGCGGGTGTCGCACCCGCAAGTTACGGCGGTGGTACACCGGCCGCCGCGAGAGCCTACGACCCGGACACCGGCGTCTATATCGGCACCGACGGGCGCACGTACCGACAGGGCGATATCGGACCGAACGGTTCGGGCACGGTACCGTCGAGCTGGCAGGCGATGCTCGAGGAGCAGCAACGATGA
- a CDS encoding response regulator transcription factor, translating to MTGAPAERTPEARVLVVDDEPMIVELLAVSLRYQGFEVDTAADGAQALDRARTFRPQALIVDVMMPGMDGFGLLRRLRADGIDAPVLFLTARDDVQDKITGLTLGADDYVTKPFSLEEVVARLRVILRRAGHAAPQRESSRIRFEDIELDDDTHEVWKAGEPVALSPTEFTLLRYFMVNAGTVLSKPRILDHVWRYDFGGEVGVVETYVSYLRKKVDTGDTRLIHTLRGVGYVMRAPNRRVGR from the coding sequence ATGACTGGTGCGCCTGCGGAGCGGACACCCGAGGCACGGGTTCTGGTGGTCGACGACGAGCCGATGATTGTCGAGCTGCTCGCCGTGAGCCTGCGATATCAGGGCTTCGAGGTGGACACCGCGGCCGACGGCGCGCAGGCGCTGGACCGGGCGCGCACCTTCCGGCCACAGGCGCTCATCGTGGACGTGATGATGCCGGGCATGGACGGCTTCGGTCTACTGCGCAGGCTGCGCGCCGACGGCATCGACGCGCCCGTGCTGTTCCTCACCGCACGCGACGATGTGCAGGACAAGATCACCGGCCTTACCCTCGGGGCGGACGACTACGTCACCAAGCCGTTCAGCCTCGAAGAGGTGGTGGCCCGGCTGCGCGTCATCCTGCGCCGCGCGGGCCACGCCGCCCCGCAGCGGGAGAGTTCGCGCATCCGCTTCGAGGACATCGAACTCGACGACGACACCCACGAAGTGTGGAAGGCGGGCGAGCCGGTGGCCCTGTCCCCCACCGAGTTCACGCTGCTGCGCTACTTCATGGTCAACGCGGGCACAGTGCTGAGCAAGCCGCGCATCCTGGACCATGTATGGCGCTACGACTTCGGCGGCGAGGTCGGCGTCGTGGAAACCTACGTCTCCTACCTGCGCAAGAAGGTCGACACCGGCGACACGCGCCTGATCCACACCCTGCGCGGCGTCGGTTATGTCATGCGCGCACCCAATCGCCGGGTCGGGCGTTAG
- a CDS encoding alpha,alpha-trehalose-phosphate synthase (UDP-forming), whose amino-acid sequence MNPSDDSEHARDTSPAETAAASADPSESGSGFVVVANRLPVDLERLPDGTSRWKRSPGGLVTALEPVLRNNKGAWVGWAGVPDVEVEPIIEDGLELHPVPLSALEVGDYYEGFSNGTLWPLYHDVIVRPVYDRNWWAAYVTVNRRFAEATAKVAAEGATVWVQDYQLQLVPKMLRMLRPDLTIGFFLHIPFPPVELFMQMPWRTEIVEGLLGADLIGFHLPGGAQNFLYLARRLAGQPTSRGSIGVRSKLGVVQVGFRTVRVGAFPISIASAQLDEHSRRRSVRERAAKIRAELGNPKNILLGVDRLDYTKGIDIRLNALEELLVDGRVDPAETVMVQLATPSRERVESYIQMRGDIERQVGRINGEFARVGYPVVHYLHRPIPRDELIAFFLAADVMLVTPLRDGMNLVAKEYVACHSGLNGALVLSEFTGASAELRQSYLCNPHDLDSVKDAIVSALEDDRDTKRRRMRSLRRQVLAHDVDRWARAFLDALAQDQVAGSALLTDDDIYPESRTPSR is encoded by the coding sequence ATGAACCCCTCCGACGACTCCGAGCACGCCAGAGATACTTCACCTGCTGAGACCGCGGCAGCGAGCGCCGACCCGTCCGAATCGGGCTCCGGGTTCGTCGTCGTCGCCAATCGGCTCCCCGTCGACCTCGAACGACTGCCCGACGGGACCAGCCGATGGAAGCGCAGCCCAGGGGGTCTGGTGACCGCGTTGGAACCGGTGTTGCGCAACAACAAGGGGGCCTGGGTCGGCTGGGCCGGCGTCCCCGACGTCGAAGTCGAACCGATCATCGAGGACGGCCTCGAACTGCATCCGGTCCCGCTGTCGGCGCTGGAGGTGGGGGACTACTACGAAGGCTTCTCCAACGGCACGCTGTGGCCGCTCTACCACGACGTCATCGTGCGTCCGGTCTACGACCGCAACTGGTGGGCCGCCTACGTCACGGTGAACCGGCGCTTCGCCGAGGCCACCGCGAAGGTCGCCGCCGAGGGCGCGACGGTGTGGGTGCAGGATTACCAACTGCAACTCGTGCCCAAGATGCTTCGCATGCTGCGCCCCGATCTGACCATCGGGTTCTTCCTGCACATCCCGTTCCCGCCGGTCGAGCTGTTCATGCAGATGCCGTGGCGGACCGAGATCGTCGAGGGCCTGCTCGGCGCCGACCTGATCGGCTTTCACCTGCCCGGCGGCGCACAGAACTTCCTCTACCTGGCCCGCAGGCTGGCCGGCCAGCCGACCTCGCGCGGTTCGATCGGCGTGCGATCCAAGCTCGGTGTCGTCCAGGTGGGGTTCCGGACGGTCCGGGTGGGTGCGTTCCCGATCTCGATCGCCTCGGCCCAACTCGACGAGCACTCTCGGCGCAGGTCGGTGCGCGAGCGCGCCGCCAAGATCCGGGCCGAGCTGGGCAATCCGAAGAACATCCTGCTCGGCGTCGACCGGCTGGACTACACCAAGGGCATCGATATCCGGCTCAACGCGCTGGAGGAGCTGCTCGTCGACGGCCGGGTCGACCCGGCGGAGACCGTGATGGTCCAGCTGGCCACCCCGAGCCGCGAGCGCGTCGAGAGCTACATCCAGATGCGCGGCGACATCGAACGCCAGGTCGGCCGGATCAACGGCGAGTTCGCGAGGGTCGGCTACCCGGTGGTGCACTACCTGCACCGGCCGATCCCGCGCGACGAGCTCATCGCGTTCTTCCTTGCCGCCGACGTCATGCTGGTGACGCCGCTGCGCGACGGCATGAACCTGGTCGCCAAGGAGTACGTCGCCTGTCACAGCGGGCTCAACGGCGCCCTGGTGTTGAGCGAATTCACCGGCGCGTCAGCCGAATTGCGCCAGTCGTATCTGTGCAACCCACACGACCTGGACAGCGTGAAGGATGCCATCGTCTCCGCGCTGGAGGACGACAGGGACACCAAGCGCAGGCGAATGCGCTCGCTGCGCCGTCAGGTGCTCGCCCACGACGTGGACCGCTGGGCGCGGGCGTTCCTCGACGCGTTGGCGCAGGATCAGGTCGCGGGTAGCGCGCTGCTGACCGACGACGACATCTACCCGGAATCGCGCACACCGTCGCGCTGA
- a CDS encoding sensor histidine kinase — MVLLVLTAGLGLLISGMVVTSGLEQQLTNRTDQQLREGAGEWSRRERVPPPPVLPPDPRHAPSQFYVRVQIVDGRSFSIKAFGVDAEPALPDTPRSGPFTTGSVNGGPIEWRVLTVRTPHATTTVALPLTQNTDTVHRLLMLQLIVGLIVLAALAVIAYFVVRRSLRPLRRVENIAAAIAQGDLHRRVPVRGKNTEVDRLSRSLNGMLAQIQRAFTATAASEDAARRSEERMRQFVADASHELRTPLTTIRGFAELYRQGATTDPGMFMDRIERESQRMGVLVEDLLMLARLDAQRPLELGPVDLLAVASDAVHNARAVVAAGHTEGPMRTIELKVQPGEGTLEVIGDEARLRQVLTNLLNNAVTHTAPDTAVEVLVTPDADHVVLDVADSGPGLPAEEAERIFERFYRTDTSRARSSGGTGLGLSIVQALVTAHGGTVTVRSTPEEGTTFTVRLPRRTPPNTD; from the coding sequence ATGGTGTTGCTTGTCCTCACGGCGGGCCTCGGCTTGCTCATCTCCGGCATGGTGGTGACCTCCGGGCTGGAACAGCAGCTGACCAACCGCACCGACCAGCAGCTGCGCGAGGGCGCCGGCGAGTGGTCCCGCCGGGAGCGGGTACCACCGCCGCCGGTGCTGCCGCCTGACCCACGCCATGCGCCGAGCCAGTTCTACGTTCGGGTACAGATCGTCGACGGGCGGTCGTTCTCGATCAAAGCATTCGGCGTCGACGCCGAACCCGCCCTGCCGGACACGCCACGATCCGGCCCCTTCACCACAGGCTCCGTGAACGGCGGACCGATCGAGTGGCGTGTGCTGACGGTGCGCACGCCACACGCGACAACCACCGTGGCGTTGCCGCTCACCCAGAACACCGACACGGTGCACCGGCTGCTGATGCTGCAACTGATCGTCGGTCTGATCGTGCTCGCCGCGCTGGCGGTGATCGCGTACTTCGTGGTCCGGCGCAGCCTGCGCCCGCTGCGCCGGGTCGAGAACATCGCCGCTGCGATCGCACAGGGTGACCTGCATCGCCGGGTTCCGGTGCGCGGCAAGAACACCGAGGTGGACCGGCTGTCGCGTTCACTGAACGGCATGCTGGCACAGATCCAACGTGCGTTCACCGCGACCGCGGCGTCCGAGGACGCCGCACGGCGGTCCGAGGAACGTATGCGTCAGTTCGTCGCAGATGCCAGTCACGAGTTGCGCACCCCGCTCACGACGATCCGCGGGTTCGCCGAGCTCTACCGCCAGGGCGCCACCACCGATCCGGGGATGTTCATGGATCGCATCGAGCGCGAATCCCAGCGGATGGGCGTTCTGGTCGAAGACCTGCTGATGCTGGCGCGACTGGACGCGCAGCGCCCGTTGGAACTGGGACCGGTCGACCTGCTCGCCGTCGCCAGTGATGCCGTGCACAACGCGCGGGCGGTGGTCGCGGCCGGGCATACCGAAGGACCGATGCGCACCATCGAGCTGAAAGTCCAACCGGGCGAAGGGACATTGGAGGTGATCGGCGACGAGGCACGGCTGCGCCAGGTCCTGACCAATCTCCTGAACAATGCGGTCACGCACACCGCGCCCGACACCGCGGTGGAGGTACTGGTGACACCCGACGCCGACCACGTCGTGCTCGACGTGGCGGACAGCGGGCCCGGTCTGCCTGCCGAGGAGGCGGAGCGAATCTTCGAGCGCTTCTACCGCACCGACACCTCACGCGCACGCAGCAGCGGCGGCACCGGACTGGGCCTGTCCATCGTGCAGGCCCTGGTGACCGCACACGGCGGCACGGTCACCGTGCGAAGCACACCTGAGGAGGGTACGACGTTCACCGTCCGGCTGCCCCGTCGAACGCCGCCGAATACGGACTAG
- a CDS encoding MCE family protein, producing the protein MMPTRRMRRNAALAVGLAAVLGISGCEWDGLNSLPMPGTEGTAPGSYQVRIQMPNVTTLTRNSPVRVHDVTVGTVSKIEVEDWHALVTVTLNPDVQLPANAVAKIGQTSLLGSNHVELAAPTDQTAEGRLRPGDVIPLARAGAFPTTEQVLSSLSVVLNGGGVSQLETITRELNSAFTGREEAIRDLLPQLNELTTNLDHQTGDIIAAMSGLDRLGGRLAEQRDVVAAAIEQIHPALTVLADRRANITRAITALGELSDVTQRIIDAGGSNLKANLRDLWPALQSLADTGNNLTEALKIVLTFPFPMKNLDRAIKGDYLNLFMTVDITGRRLDSNFLTGTPLGGRFGGVEGALGSFAPGTAAQNGDPATGPLQAPPPAASQQPPPTIPGLPPIPGLPAIPGLTVPLPGNTAPQGSPGQ; encoded by the coding sequence ATGATGCCGACGCGGCGAATGCGCCGGAACGCCGCCCTCGCGGTGGGGCTTGCGGCGGTGCTCGGGATTTCCGGCTGTGAGTGGGACGGGCTGAACTCGCTGCCGATGCCCGGCACCGAGGGCACCGCGCCCGGCTCGTATCAGGTGCGAATCCAGATGCCGAACGTGACCACGTTGACCAGGAATTCGCCGGTACGGGTGCACGACGTCACGGTCGGCACGGTCTCGAAGATCGAGGTGGAGGACTGGCACGCGCTGGTCACCGTCACGCTGAACCCCGACGTGCAGCTGCCGGCCAACGCGGTCGCCAAGATCGGGCAGACCAGCTTGCTCGGCTCCAACCATGTGGAGCTGGCCGCGCCGACCGACCAGACCGCCGAAGGCCGGCTGCGCCCCGGCGATGTCATCCCGCTGGCGCGGGCCGGAGCCTTCCCGACTACCGAGCAGGTGCTGTCCTCGCTGTCGGTGGTGCTCAACGGCGGCGGCGTGTCCCAGCTGGAAACCATTACCCGCGAACTCAATTCCGCGTTCACCGGCCGGGAGGAAGCGATCCGGGATCTGCTACCGCAACTGAACGAACTGACCACGAACCTGGACCACCAGACCGGGGACATCATCGCCGCGATGAGCGGACTCGACCGGCTCGGCGGCCGGCTGGCCGAGCAGCGCGACGTGGTGGCGGCCGCCATCGAGCAGATCCATCCCGCGTTGACCGTGCTGGCCGATCGCAGGGCGAACATCACGCGGGCGATCACCGCGCTAGGTGAGCTGAGCGATGTCACCCAGCGGATCATCGACGCAGGTGGCAGCAATCTGAAGGCCAACTTGCGCGACCTCTGGCCGGCGCTGCAATCGCTGGCCGACACCGGCAACAACCTCACAGAGGCGCTGAAGATCGTGCTCACCTTCCCGTTCCCGATGAAGAATCTCGATCGCGCGATCAAGGGCGACTACCTGAATCTGTTTATGACGGTGGACATCACGGGCCGGCGGCTGGACTCGAACTTCCTCACCGGGACACCGCTGGGCGGGCGCTTCGGCGGCGTCGAGGGCGCGCTCGGCAGCTTCGCGCCGGGTACGGCAGCCCAGAACGGTGATCCGGCGACCGGGCCGCTGCAGGCGCCCCCGCCCGCCGCGAGCCAGCAGCCGCCGCCGACCATTCCCGGCCTTCCTCCGATCCCCGGCCTGCCCGCCATTCCCGGGCTGACCGTGCCCTTGCCGGGAAACACTGCGCCACAAGGGAGTCCGGGACAGTGA